A single region of the Longimicrobium sp. genome encodes:
- a CDS encoding erythromycin esterase family protein, with product MRIVFPVFVLALLASCSSAPQPTPLRESGAPADTAAGSEVAAIRTAAHRLSGGPRDYDPLLAITRDATFVLLGEATHGTDEFYRERARITRRLVEEQGFTAMAIEGDWPDAERVNRYVRGMGNDRSAVEALSGFTRFPEWMWPNAPTRDLIEWLRSYNAGKPAEAQVGFYGMDLYSLTESVDAIVRTLETIDPEAARSTRQRLRCFEPYRDRPEAYGEAAASRESRSCRDEATAVLADLQRRFAAMPRPSDPAQAEARFSVLQNARVVQNAEEYYRMSFVGGISPWNLRDRHMAEILDALTAHLQAGGRTPKVVGWAHNTHMGDARVTEPGEQGEWNVGQLMRQRADGRAVLVGFTTYTGTVLAAREWGGRAERRPLRPSLAGSYGALFHDTGIGNFLLVFRGNQALQSVLEKPRLERAVGVLYLSETERASHYFQASLSRQFDAVIHFDTTHAVAPLR from the coding sequence ATGAGAATCGTCTTTCCCGTCTTCGTACTCGCCCTGCTTGCATCGTGCTCTTCCGCGCCGCAGCCGACGCCGCTGCGGGAGAGCGGCGCACCGGCCGACACCGCGGCGGGCAGTGAGGTGGCGGCCATCCGGACCGCGGCGCACCGGCTGAGCGGCGGCCCGCGCGACTACGATCCGTTGCTGGCGATCACCCGCGACGCGACGTTCGTCCTGCTGGGCGAGGCGACGCACGGCACGGACGAGTTCTATCGGGAGCGCGCCCGCATCACCCGCCGCCTGGTGGAGGAGCAGGGCTTCACCGCCATGGCCATCGAAGGCGACTGGCCGGATGCCGAGCGCGTCAACCGCTACGTGCGCGGGATGGGGAACGACCGCTCGGCGGTGGAGGCGCTCTCCGGCTTCACGCGCTTTCCCGAGTGGATGTGGCCCAACGCGCCCACTCGGGACCTGATCGAGTGGCTGCGCAGCTACAACGCCGGCAAGCCGGCCGAGGCCCAGGTGGGGTTCTACGGGATGGACCTGTACAGCCTGACCGAGTCCGTCGACGCGATCGTGCGCACGCTGGAGACGATCGATCCCGAGGCCGCGCGCAGCACGCGCCAGCGCCTGCGCTGCTTCGAGCCGTACCGCGACCGGCCGGAGGCGTACGGCGAGGCCGCCGCCTCACGCGAGTCCCGGTCGTGCCGCGACGAGGCCACGGCGGTCCTCGCCGATCTCCAGCGGCGCTTCGCCGCGATGCCGAGGCCCAGCGACCCCGCGCAGGCGGAGGCGCGCTTCTCCGTTCTCCAGAACGCGCGCGTCGTGCAGAACGCGGAGGAGTACTACCGCATGTCGTTCGTGGGCGGGATCTCGCCCTGGAACCTGCGGGACCGGCACATGGCCGAGATCCTCGACGCGCTCACGGCGCACCTGCAGGCGGGCGGGCGCACGCCGAAAGTGGTCGGGTGGGCGCACAACACGCACATGGGCGACGCGCGCGTGACCGAGCCGGGGGAGCAGGGGGAGTGGAACGTGGGGCAGCTCATGCGGCAGCGCGCCGACGGCCGCGCGGTGCTGGTGGGCTTCACCACGTACACCGGCACGGTGCTGGCCGCGCGCGAGTGGGGCGGGCGGGCCGAGCGCAGGCCGCTCCGCCCCTCGCTCGCGGGAAGTTACGGCGCGCTCTTCCACGACACGGGGATCGGCAACTTCCTCCTGGTCTTCCGCGGCAACCAGGCGCTGCAATCCGTGCTCGAAAAGCCGCGCCTGGAGCGCGCGGTGGGGGTGCTCTACCTGTCGGAGACGGAGCGGGCGAGCCACTACTTCCAGGCGTCGCTGTCGCGGCAGTTCGACGCGGTGATCCACTTCGACACCACGCACGCGGTGGCCCCATTGAGGTGA
- a CDS encoding HNH endonuclease: MRRNDRSGALQRELEHRIQTGRCVYCRAPAAPDRPLTRDHVIPRSKGGRRRDTRIIVPACARCNHRRGCQEVVLFLLARPRRIAAFLDYLHTLPPATVRELDLRVFAELYAAVWLLGDSAGSGEDWRERLRHLCSGRRLHRRRYAARRIVSAVGVRLERGRERLSVAQGPGCPLPAFGSVAGTVGATLEQTLATLVGALSVLWDVPAERVAEELDRERSRSALRNSDPLAVGEEEGPGVVSLDGWRRQRGGRRRKPRVDQRGGRGARDRSRPPRGRAA; this comes from the coding sequence GTGCGGCGAAACGACCGAAGCGGTGCCCTGCAAAGGGAGCTCGAGCACCGCATCCAGACCGGACGTTGTGTGTACTGCCGGGCCCCCGCGGCACCGGACCGCCCCCTCACCCGCGATCACGTCATCCCCCGTTCCAAGGGCGGGCGCAGACGAGACACCCGCATCATCGTCCCCGCCTGCGCACGCTGCAACCACCGGCGCGGCTGCCAGGAAGTCGTCCTCTTTCTCCTCGCCCGTCCCCGCCGCATCGCGGCGTTTCTCGACTACCTGCATACTCTGCCGCCGGCCACTGTCCGCGAGCTGGACCTGCGCGTCTTCGCCGAGCTCTACGCCGCCGTCTGGCTCCTGGGCGACAGCGCCGGCTCAGGCGAGGACTGGCGCGAGCGGCTGCGCCACCTGTGCAGCGGCCGGCGCCTGCATCGCCGGCGCTACGCCGCGCGGCGCATCGTCAGCGCGGTGGGCGTGCGGCTGGAACGGGGACGCGAGCGTTTGTCCGTGGCCCAGGGGCCGGGCTGTCCCCTACCCGCGTTCGGCTCCGTCGCCGGGACGGTGGGCGCGACGCTGGAGCAGACGCTGGCCACCCTCGTCGGCGCGCTCTCGGTCCTGTGGGACGTTCCCGCCGAGCGCGTGGCCGAAGAGCTGGATCGCGAGCGGAGCCGCTCCGCCCTGCGCAACAGCGACCCCCTCGCGGTCGGGGAGGAGGAAGGCCCCGGCGTGGTGTCGCTGGACGGATGGCGGCGCCAGCGTGGAGGGCGCCGCCGCAAGCCGCGCGTGGACCAGCGTGGCGGACGCGGCGCGCGCGACCGCAGTAGGCCACCGCGTGGACGGGCGGCGTAG
- a CDS encoding type II toxin-antitoxin system RelE/ParE family toxin yields MIVSFRNQGTEDVFNGLASRAASKTISAELQKLARRKMRMVDAAVRLEDLRFPPGNAMEALRGDREGQHSIRINGQYRICFTWTPMGPADVQVVDYH; encoded by the coding sequence ATGATCGTAAGCTTCAGGAACCAGGGCACTGAGGACGTGTTCAACGGATTGGCGAGCCGCGCCGCGAGCAAGACGATCTCTGCGGAGCTTCAGAAACTCGCCCGCCGGAAAATGAGAATGGTTGACGCGGCGGTGCGGCTCGAGGACTTGCGCTTTCCACCCGGGAACGCGATGGAGGCGCTCCGGGGTGATCGCGAGGGGCAGCATAGTATCCGGATCAACGGCCAGTATCGGATCTGCTTCACGTGGACGCCGATGGGTCCGGCCGATGTCCAAGTGGTCGACTACCACTAA
- a CDS encoding HigA family addiction module antitoxin, translating to MNVRVPTHAEPEHPGVILLEEFIRPHGLTITRTAELLRMNRQRLDAVINGRRSITPDTALRLERLFGSSAGFWLNLQQGYDLWHAMHAAGVEELQEIERYEPAA from the coding sequence ATGAACGTACGAGTACCTACCCATGCGGAGCCGGAGCACCCCGGGGTCATCCTTCTGGAGGAGTTCATCCGTCCGCACGGGCTGACCATCACCCGCACCGCTGAGCTTCTCAGGATGAACCGACAGCGGCTGGATGCAGTGATCAACGGGCGCCGGTCCATCACCCCCGATACCGCGCTCCGTCTAGAGAGGCTGTTCGGGAGCTCTGCCGGGTTCTGGCTGAACCTGCAGCAGGGATACGATCTCTGGCACGCGATGCATGCGGCGGGGGTCGAGGAACTGCAGGAGATTGAGCGGTACGAGCCGGCGGCGTAA
- a CDS encoding thymidine kinase: MRDVALYHGDGHGWIEVVTGVMFSGKSEELIRRVRRALIARRSVQLFKSALDDRYQGVTRVSTHNGAGVDAVPVRDSRQVLEQAHPETRVFAVDEVQFLDDGIVDVIQLLADRGARIIVAGTDLDFRGEPFGPMARLIAVAETVDKLHAICVRCGNAATRNQRLVNGEPAPYEAPVIQVGGQEAYEARCRRCHEVPSATRDQTSLLDLLGSGSHEAVVLTHESLRSPA; the protein is encoded by the coding sequence TTGAGAGATGTAGCGCTGTACCACGGCGACGGCCATGGCTGGATCGAGGTCGTAACCGGAGTGATGTTCAGCGGCAAGAGCGAGGAGCTGATCCGCCGCGTCCGCCGCGCGCTGATCGCCCGGCGCAGCGTGCAGCTCTTCAAGAGCGCCCTGGACGACCGCTACCAGGGAGTCACGCGCGTCAGCACGCACAACGGCGCCGGCGTCGATGCGGTCCCCGTGCGCGACAGCCGCCAGGTGCTGGAGCAGGCGCACCCGGAGACGCGCGTCTTCGCTGTGGACGAGGTGCAGTTCCTGGACGACGGGATCGTGGACGTGATCCAGCTCCTGGCCGACCGCGGCGCCCGCATCATCGTGGCCGGCACCGACCTGGACTTCCGCGGCGAGCCCTTTGGCCCCATGGCGCGCCTGATCGCCGTGGCCGAGACGGTGGACAAGCTGCACGCCATCTGCGTGCGTTGCGGCAACGCCGCCACGCGCAACCAGCGGCTGGTGAACGGCGAGCCCGCTCCGTACGAGGCACCGGTCATCCAGGTGGGCGGCCAGGAGGCGTACGAGGCGCGCTGCCGCCGCTGCCACGAGGTCCCCTCCGCCACGCGCGACCAGACGTCGCTGCTCGATCTGCTCGGCTCCGGGTCTCACGAGGCGGTGGTGCTCACGCACGAGAGCCTGCGCAGCCCTGCGTAG
- a CDS encoding helix-turn-helix transcriptional regulator, with translation MTAPLYREHDPPSALAARVECLWTLRSDGALPAPVLNRVLPDGCTDLIFDLGEPPRPRSGPRGYAVGAMTRAVPVQVAGRVEIVGVRFRPGGAALGLPAGELTDRAAGLEELGLGSLCAPVLDAGSALDAVPVLAEVLGARFRDAPEPIAAAAWARLCSTAGALPVRELAAQLGVGERRLQRIFHDHVGLTPKQAARVARLKAAISLMARAELPLGRVALRAGYYDQAHFNHEFVRLAGVAPHVWRAERVASVQASAAGAP, from the coding sequence ATGACCGCGCCCCTGTACCGCGAACACGATCCGCCGTCCGCCCTCGCCGCGCGCGTGGAGTGCCTATGGACGCTGCGCTCGGACGGGGCGCTGCCTGCCCCCGTGCTCAACCGGGTGCTGCCGGACGGGTGCACCGACCTGATCTTCGACCTCGGCGAGCCGCCGCGGCCACGCAGCGGCCCGCGCGGCTACGCGGTGGGCGCCATGACGCGCGCAGTCCCCGTGCAGGTAGCCGGACGCGTGGAGATCGTGGGGGTCCGCTTCCGCCCCGGCGGCGCCGCGCTGGGACTCCCCGCGGGCGAGCTGACGGACCGGGCGGCGGGTCTGGAGGAGCTGGGGCTGGGCTCCCTCTGCGCGCCGGTGCTGGACGCGGGGTCCGCGCTCGACGCCGTGCCGGTGCTGGCCGAGGTGCTCGGGGCACGGTTCCGGGACGCGCCGGAGCCGATCGCCGCCGCGGCGTGGGCCCGCCTGTGCTCGACGGCTGGGGCACTCCCGGTGCGCGAGCTGGCCGCGCAGCTCGGCGTAGGCGAGCGGCGGCTGCAGCGCATCTTCCACGACCACGTGGGCCTCACCCCCAAGCAGGCGGCCCGCGTGGCGCGGCTGAAAGCGGCGATCTCGCTTATGGCGCGCGCGGAGCTCCCCCTGGGCCGCGTGGCACTGCGGGCGGGCTACTACGATCAGGCGCACTTCAACCACGAGTTTGTGCGGCTCGCGGGGGTGGCGCCGCACGTGTGGCGCGCCGAGCGTGTCGCATCCGTACAAGCGTCGGCGGCCGGGGCGCCGTAG
- a CDS encoding VOC family protein encodes MKNLTPILYVERIEPAIPFWVDRLGFARTAEVPHEDHLGFLILQKDGVEVMYQTRDSVHADAPELAERLQMEGSLLFIEVDDLDGVERALEGVERVVPRRKTPYGADEIFVREPAGNLVGFAQFGA; translated from the coding sequence ATGAAGAATCTGACCCCTATCCTCTACGTCGAGCGGATCGAGCCCGCGATCCCTTTCTGGGTCGACCGCCTGGGCTTCGCGCGGACCGCCGAGGTGCCCCACGAGGACCATCTCGGCTTCCTCATCCTGCAAAAGGACGGCGTGGAGGTGATGTACCAGACGCGCGACAGCGTGCACGCCGACGCTCCCGAGCTGGCTGAGCGGCTGCAGATGGAGGGATCGCTCCTGTTCATCGAGGTGGACGACCTGGATGGCGTGGAGCGGGCGCTGGAGGGGGTGGAGCGGGTGGTTCCGCGGCGGAAGACACCCTACGGCGCCGACGAGATCTTTGTGCGCGAGCCCGCGGGGAACCTCGTCGGCTTCGCGCAGTTCGGGGCCTGA
- a CDS encoding SpoIID/LytB domain-containing protein, giving the protein MSSRRIRIALLGLLAAAGACGEGLPTETGNAPRPGPARRAVEPYSGTIRIGVVPSAASVKVGATGTFEVREKGTNALLLTGTAGEQVTVTWDTVPVSVTSRRLQVTCTGSTTDRDQRLANGTAAGFPTAAEYVSASACWRVYVGERPLPIDTAAERIYKDRVIAAGQATSAAFWRTTTLPQNLTRYITTRTTGAQVLSAGAPRVVPASGQALINGAKYRGIAEVQQNASGLLAGINELPMEEYLYGVLPRELSPVTYPEIEAQKAQAVAARTYAHANLGKHWNNGYDLGATVADQVYGGFAAEHATSNSAVTATAGIVATYNGAMIDALFYATSGGHTSNSEDVFSAALPYLRGTWDAPAEKELSSTAALLTDLRTPTWTGAYGGFHSYHRWNHRWTMSQISCVIGDFANKPVGKVNAINILGRSPTGRVTQIEYVTDAGTFVDNKGAIRSSLQYVNAGVPTLLPSNLFVVERLTDASGQLTGYAVYGGGNGHGAGLPQTGAVGMARAGRTYTEILKKYYTGIVLEKKTGTRRDGVSSTPGGGTADPYDCTSA; this is encoded by the coding sequence ATGAGCTCACGACGGATTCGCATCGCCCTGCTGGGACTCCTCGCCGCCGCGGGCGCGTGCGGCGAAGGGCTGCCGACCGAAACCGGCAACGCGCCGCGCCCTGGCCCCGCGCGCCGCGCAGTGGAGCCGTACAGCGGCACGATTCGCATCGGCGTCGTGCCGTCGGCGGCGTCGGTGAAGGTGGGCGCGACCGGGACGTTCGAGGTGCGTGAGAAGGGGACCAACGCGCTCCTCCTCACCGGCACGGCGGGCGAGCAGGTGACCGTCACGTGGGACACCGTGCCCGTCTCCGTCACCAGCCGGCGGCTGCAGGTGACGTGCACAGGCAGCACCACGGACCGCGACCAGCGGCTGGCGAACGGCACCGCGGCCGGCTTCCCCACCGCCGCCGAGTACGTCTCCGCCTCCGCGTGCTGGCGCGTGTACGTGGGCGAGCGGCCTCTCCCCATCGACACCGCGGCGGAGCGCATCTACAAGGACCGCGTGATCGCCGCGGGACAGGCTACCTCGGCCGCCTTCTGGCGCACGACGACGCTCCCGCAGAACCTGACGCGCTACATCACCACGCGCACCACGGGCGCGCAGGTGCTCTCGGCGGGGGCGCCGCGGGTGGTGCCGGCGAGCGGGCAGGCACTCATCAACGGCGCCAAGTACCGCGGCATCGCGGAGGTGCAGCAGAACGCCTCCGGGCTCCTCGCCGGGATCAACGAGCTGCCGATGGAGGAGTACCTCTACGGCGTCCTCCCCCGCGAGCTGTCGCCGGTCACCTATCCCGAGATCGAGGCGCAGAAGGCGCAGGCCGTCGCCGCGCGCACGTATGCGCACGCAAACCTGGGCAAGCACTGGAACAACGGCTACGACCTGGGCGCCACCGTCGCGGACCAGGTCTACGGCGGCTTCGCGGCCGAGCACGCCACCTCCAACAGCGCCGTCACGGCGACCGCGGGGATCGTAGCGACCTACAACGGCGCGATGATCGACGCGCTCTTCTACGCCACCAGCGGCGGCCACACCTCCAACAGCGAGGACGTTTTCAGCGCCGCCCTCCCCTACCTGCGCGGCACGTGGGACGCGCCGGCCGAGAAGGAGCTGTCGTCCACCGCCGCGCTGCTCACGGACCTGCGCACTCCCACCTGGACGGGCGCGTACGGTGGCTTCCACAGCTACCACCGCTGGAACCACCGCTGGACGATGTCGCAGATCAGCTGCGTGATTGGCGACTTCGCCAACAAGCCGGTCGGCAAGGTGAACGCGATCAACATCCTGGGCCGCTCCCCCACGGGGCGCGTCACGCAGATCGAGTACGTGACCGACGCGGGGACCTTTGTCGACAACAAGGGCGCCATCCGCTCGTCGCTCCAGTACGTCAACGCCGGCGTGCCGACGCTTCTACCCAGCAACCTGTTCGTGGTGGAGCGGCTGACCGATGCGTCCGGCCAGCTCACGGGCTACGCCGTGTACGGCGGCGGCAACGGCCACGGCGCCGGCCTTCCCCAGACGGGCGCCGTGGGCATGGCGCGCGCCGGCCGCACCTACACCGAGATCCTCAAGAAGTACTACACCGGCATCGTGCTGGAGAAGAAGACGGGGACGCGCCGCGACGGCGTCTCGTCCACACCGGGCGGCGGCACGGCGGACCCGTACGACTGCACCAGCGCGTAG